One Amycolatopsis thermophila DNA segment encodes these proteins:
- a CDS encoding universal stress protein produces the protein MAAYRTVVVGTDGSDSSFRAVDRAAAVAADSGATLVIVCAYYPASRQDVEKAQDVLGEEAYQVVGSAPAEDTLRSARDRALKAGAGSTETVAVVGEPVEALRKVVSERSADLLVVGNRGLNTLTGRLLGSVPSEAARKSGVDVLIVHTT, from the coding sequence ATGGCTGCATACCGGACCGTCGTTGTCGGTACGGACGGGTCTGATTCATCGTTCCGAGCGGTTGACCGGGCGGCGGCCGTGGCCGCGGACTCCGGCGCCACGCTCGTCATCGTGTGCGCCTACTACCCGGCGAGCAGGCAGGACGTGGAGAAGGCCCAGGACGTGTTGGGCGAGGAGGCCTACCAGGTGGTCGGTTCGGCACCGGCCGAGGACACCCTCCGCTCGGCGCGCGACCGGGCCCTCAAGGCCGGCGCGGGGTCGACCGAGACGGTCGCGGTGGTCGGGGAACCTGTCGAGGCCCTGCGCAAGGTCGTCTCCGAACGGTCGGCCGACCTGCTGGTCGTCGGCAACCGCGGCCTCAACACCCTCACCGGGCGGCTGCTCGGCTCGGTGCCGTCCGAGGCCGCACGCAAGTCCGGGGTCGACGTCCTGATCGTGCACACCACGTAG
- a CDS encoding adenylate/guanylate cyclase domain-containing protein, giving the protein MDSEHLEEVLLGGKRRYTRLEVAEKAGVPIERAARLWRALGFATVGDDEVVFTDADIEAVRTTDQLISSGLLEQGLEAPVARTLGLHLSRLAEWQVRMLWTLITENEHLGRDDSQIATLVERLLPELQRVQDFVWRRHLAAFAGRALASPEEDLEARTEVVGFVDMVGYTRLTRRLDEGSLATVLEAFELVATEVIAEHHGRVVKMIGDEVLFVADTPADAAEIALTLTERTAADAELPEVRAGLAAGRILSRFGDVYGSVVNVAARLTSVARPGTVLIDRELANEVADLPGFAVRSRRPVTVRGYTRLHPYVLRRA; this is encoded by the coding sequence GTGGACTCCGAACACCTCGAGGAGGTCCTGCTCGGCGGGAAGCGCCGCTACACGCGGCTCGAGGTGGCCGAGAAGGCGGGTGTCCCCATCGAACGAGCCGCCCGCCTCTGGCGTGCGCTGGGGTTCGCCACGGTCGGCGACGACGAAGTGGTCTTCACCGACGCCGACATCGAAGCCGTGCGCACCACGGACCAGCTGATCTCGTCCGGGCTGCTGGAGCAGGGCCTGGAGGCGCCGGTCGCGCGCACGCTGGGCCTGCACCTGTCGCGGCTGGCGGAGTGGCAGGTGCGGATGCTGTGGACCCTGATCACCGAGAACGAGCACCTCGGCCGGGACGACTCGCAGATCGCGACGCTGGTCGAACGCCTGCTGCCGGAGCTGCAGCGCGTGCAGGATTTCGTGTGGCGGCGGCACCTGGCGGCGTTCGCCGGGCGGGCGCTGGCGTCGCCGGAGGAGGACCTCGAGGCGCGGACGGAGGTCGTCGGGTTCGTCGACATGGTCGGCTACACCCGGCTGACCCGGCGTCTCGACGAGGGTTCGCTCGCCACCGTGCTGGAAGCGTTCGAGCTAGTCGCGACCGAGGTGATCGCCGAGCACCACGGCCGGGTGGTGAAGATGATCGGCGACGAGGTGCTGTTCGTCGCCGACACCCCGGCCGACGCGGCCGAGATCGCGCTGACGCTGACCGAACGCACCGCGGCCGACGCGGAGCTGCCGGAGGTGCGAGCGGGCCTGGCGGCGGGCCGGATCCTGAGCCGGTTCGGGGACGTGTACGGGTCGGTGGTGAACGTCGCCGCCCGGCTCACGTCGGTCGCGCGCCCCGGGACCGTGCTGATCGACCGCGAGCTGGCGAACGAGGTGGCCGACCTGCCGGGATTCGCGGTGCGGTCCCGACGCCCGGTCACGGTGCGCGGCTACACCCGGCTGCACCCGTACGTCCTGCGCCGAGCCTGA
- a CDS encoding chromosome segregation protein, which produces MSLGDERELVPLGAGFDLAKRGYDRHQVDEHLERLDSDLKMLAADRDAAISQAGDLARQLEQARGEIESLRGQVERLGQPPTTVEGLSERLQRMLRLAQEEAADTRARAEAEAGHIRAKAESDASAMRARYEQLLSELDARRKEMEAEHRKVLETARAEAESITTKAKEERDRLDREAEQRRTQVEEDFEIAMAARRTEAMRVLAEQEATSKAEAERRVREATDEAAAIRKQVAEEEAAAKAEIERRRRESIEDANRRKTESITEANARLAEASDEAARRVREATEESTRRINAAADRVESLRKLRAGIAEQVKAAREMLIEANTTLGEAEPVIEPLPEEREAASAGKPSGRQ; this is translated from the coding sequence ATGAGCCTTGGCGACGAACGAGAGCTGGTACCGCTCGGCGCGGGTTTCGACCTGGCCAAGCGCGGCTACGACCGCCACCAGGTCGACGAGCACCTCGAACGGCTGGACAGCGACCTGAAAATGCTCGCCGCCGACCGGGATGCCGCCATCTCGCAGGCCGGCGACCTCGCCCGGCAGCTCGAGCAGGCTCGCGGGGAGATCGAGAGCCTGCGCGGGCAGGTCGAGCGGCTGGGCCAGCCGCCGACGACGGTCGAGGGCCTGTCCGAGCGGCTGCAGCGGATGCTGCGGCTGGCGCAGGAGGAGGCCGCCGACACGCGGGCGCGCGCGGAGGCCGAGGCCGGGCACATCCGGGCCAAGGCCGAGTCCGACGCCAGCGCGATGCGCGCCCGCTACGAGCAGCTGTTGTCCGAGCTGGACGCGCGGCGCAAGGAGATGGAGGCCGAGCACCGCAAGGTGCTGGAGACCGCGCGCGCCGAGGCCGAGTCGATCACGACGAAGGCCAAGGAGGAGCGCGACCGGCTCGACCGCGAGGCCGAGCAGCGCCGCACCCAGGTCGAAGAGGACTTCGAGATCGCGATGGCCGCGCGGCGCACCGAGGCCATGCGCGTGCTCGCCGAGCAGGAGGCGACCAGCAAGGCCGAAGCCGAGCGCCGCGTCCGCGAGGCGACGGACGAGGCCGCGGCGATCCGCAAGCAGGTCGCCGAGGAGGAGGCCGCCGCGAAGGCCGAGATCGAGCGCCGCCGGCGCGAGTCGATCGAGGACGCCAACCGGCGCAAGACGGAGTCGATCACCGAGGCGAACGCGCGCCTGGCGGAGGCGTCCGACGAGGCGGCCCGGCGCGTGCGGGAGGCCACGGAGGAGTCGACGCGCCGCATCAACGCGGCGGCCGACCGGGTGGAGTCGCTGCGCAAGTTGCGCGCCGGGATCGCCGAGCAGGTCAAGGCCGCGCGCGAGATGCTGATCGAAGCGAACACCACCCTGGGCGAGGCCGAGCCGGTCATCGAGCCCCTGCCGGAGGAACGGGAAGCCGCCTCAGCGGGGAAGCCCTCCGGACGGCAGTGA
- a CDS encoding SPW repeat protein, which yields MADRSKRAWTRPHDWAEVVLGVVALLTPLWAATDTTTMWTMIVLGALIALDGLLSLSMPGLVYGEGVQVVLGALLFIAPWVMTYTGLTVASWSSWIIGALTVIAGLAALPVANSVHRRGMTTAH from the coding sequence ATGGCTGATCGTTCGAAGCGGGCGTGGACCCGTCCGCACGACTGGGCCGAGGTCGTGCTCGGGGTGGTGGCGCTGCTGACGCCACTGTGGGCCGCCACCGACACCACCACCATGTGGACGATGATCGTCCTGGGTGCCCTCATCGCTCTCGACGGGCTGCTGTCGCTGTCGATGCCGGGCCTCGTCTACGGCGAGGGCGTGCAGGTCGTCCTGGGCGCTCTGCTGTTCATCGCCCCGTGGGTGATGACCTACACCGGGCTGACCGTGGCGTCCTGGTCCTCGTGGATCATCGGCGCCCTGACCGTGATCGCCGGGCTGGCGGCCCTGCCCGTGGCGAACTCGGTGCACCGTCGAGGGATGACGACCGCGCACTGA